In Streptomyces dangxiongensis, one DNA window encodes the following:
- a CDS encoding class I adenylate-forming enzyme family protein, which translates to MNGQPTVPARTDARVHDLLDEATAERPDAPAVADGAGRWTYAELAAHSHAVDVWLEARGIGHGDRVLVQLPSTRELVALLYGTARRGAVLVPVNTGMKDYHLRAVVENADPSLVVVTDTAVERIGALTGGVPVLGLGEAWPDIAALHDRGARSGGALVDPEDNAVLVYTSGSTAAPKAVVCPHGRMVFATEAINLELGYRPDDVVFCRFPISWDYGLYKVLLTAAGRSELVLADGESDLVLLRRIRETGATVVPVVPSLATMICALAEREPAHESRVRMFTNTGAALPKPTADGLRAAFPGAEVVIQFGQTECKRVSVLPPAFQDAKPDSVGRPLPGTRAFVVDDGGRPLPPWETGEIVVEGPHVMPGYWQAPEQTARAFRPAPDGGLRLHTGDYGHVDEDGFLYYEGRRDDMFKHKGVRMSTTEIEAAAADVPGVRAAAVLPPAEGRDLAVFAEGDIDPHTLLKELSLRLEPAKVPGVSRVVAELPLTPHGKHDRKRLARLLEGTTP; encoded by the coding sequence GTGAACGGTCAACCGACAGTGCCGGCCCGCACCGACGCCCGGGTGCACGACCTGCTCGACGAGGCCACCGCCGAGCGCCCCGACGCCCCGGCGGTCGCCGACGGCGCGGGCCGCTGGACGTACGCGGAACTCGCCGCCCACAGCCACGCCGTCGACGTCTGGCTGGAAGCGCGCGGCATCGGCCACGGCGACCGGGTCCTGGTCCAGTTGCCCAGCACCCGGGAACTGGTCGCGCTGCTGTACGGCACCGCGCGCCGGGGCGCGGTCCTGGTCCCCGTCAACACCGGCATGAAGGACTACCACCTGCGGGCGGTCGTCGAGAACGCCGACCCCTCCCTGGTGGTCGTCACCGACACCGCCGTGGAGCGGATCGGCGCCCTCACCGGCGGCGTGCCGGTCCTCGGGCTCGGCGAGGCGTGGCCGGACATCGCCGCCCTGCACGACCGCGGGGCCCGCTCCGGCGGAGCGCTGGTCGACCCCGAGGACAACGCCGTCCTCGTCTACACCTCCGGCTCGACCGCGGCCCCCAAGGCGGTCGTCTGCCCGCACGGCCGCATGGTCTTCGCCACCGAGGCCATCAACCTGGAACTCGGCTACCGCCCCGACGACGTGGTGTTCTGCCGCTTCCCGATCTCCTGGGACTACGGCCTGTACAAGGTGCTGCTCACCGCCGCCGGGCGCAGCGAACTCGTCCTCGCCGACGGCGAGTCGGACCTGGTGCTGCTGCGCCGCATCCGGGAGACCGGCGCCACCGTCGTCCCCGTCGTGCCGTCCCTGGCCACCATGATCTGCGCCCTCGCCGAACGCGAACCGGCCCACGAGTCCCGGGTGCGCATGTTCACCAACACCGGTGCCGCGCTGCCCAAGCCGACCGCCGACGGGCTGCGCGCCGCGTTCCCCGGCGCGGAGGTGGTCATCCAGTTCGGGCAGACCGAGTGCAAGCGCGTCTCCGTGCTGCCGCCCGCCTTCCAGGACGCCAAACCCGACTCGGTCGGCCGCCCGCTGCCCGGCACCCGCGCCTTCGTCGTGGATGACGGGGGCCGGCCGCTGCCGCCCTGGGAGACCGGCGAGATCGTGGTCGAGGGACCGCACGTCATGCCCGGCTACTGGCAGGCCCCGGAACAGACCGCCCGCGCCTTCCGCCCCGCCCCCGACGGCGGACTCCGGCTGCACACCGGCGACTACGGCCATGTGGACGAGGACGGCTTCCTCTACTACGAGGGCCGCCGCGACGACATGTTCAAGCACAAGGGCGTGCGCATGAGCACCACCGAGATCGAGGCCGCCGCCGCCGACGTCCCCGGCGTCCGCGCCGCCGCCGTGCTGCCGCCCGCCGAAGGCCGTGACCTCGCCGTGTTCGCCGAGGGCGACATCGACCCGCACACCCTGCTCAAGGAGCTGTCGCTGCGGCTGGAGCCCGCCAAGGTGCCCGGGGTGAGCCGCGTCGTCGCCGAGCTGCCGCTGACCCCGCACGGCAAGCACGACCGCA